The Sphingorhabdus sp. Alg231-15 genome has a segment encoding these proteins:
- a CDS encoding TonB-dependent receptor: MKKSQFSKKHSLLQTSRAALGLSLAIAAGSTTAFAQETSQENRSSAEIDEEKGVIVVTGFRASLESAVNEKKQSDQILESVTAEDIGKLPDASIGESIARLPGLTSQRLNGRANVIAVRGLGPDFSQTLLNGREQTSTGDNRAVEFDQYPSEVVSQVVVYKSPSASLVGQGLAGTIDVRTIRPLEYRDRVIAIGGRGTYADLGALNAGSSKYGYRVNGTYVDQFADDTIGIAIAAAYVDEPYQLQEFNAWGYAGDGSDAAPFAIGGSKSFVTSTELKRFGINGTLQYKPADTVMMTLDGFYSNFNDDQSKRGIELPLAFGGGFGTTGDPANFTFENGFATAGTFENVRGVIRNDIFQRKADLYSFGFNTTYEGDDGWKAFIDIGYSKTDRNELSIESYSGTGFNGDDTGNGASATINFQSGSSGTVFDPSLDYSDPSAIFLTDPLGWGGGVVPQAGYYNDRIVEDELKQYRVGVEKEFDGGFIKALKFGLNYTDRDKSLTPDESLVRLAGGALETAIPQDALLRPTNLDYLGLGPIVSYDARQLIDDGILVLEPNNVPDVLAKAYSVSEDLLTAYLQADIEQEFGNATLTGNFGVQAINTDQASSGPTFADGVRTDRTLGDSYWDVLPSLNLSLRFDSDFIIRFAAAREVQRPRIDDMRVSLEYSRNETDPSGVFLDGSGGNPFLRPYRANAIDLNFEKYFGQSAVISLQLFYKDIVNYIDRSKQPFDYTGLPLPQGLPIDTPIGLLERSVNTGGGDFYGGELAMTLPFNNITEALDGFGVTGGVGYTESKVEDANGDIDDIPGYSKWTANGTLFFEKWGFNSRVSARYRSRFLADFSGFGGNLTRRLALPETIVDAQIGYDFQEGSALEGLSLYLQGQNLTDERFASIDGDGVRLKVIDYQIYGRRFLIGASFKF; encoded by the coding sequence ATGAAGAAATCACAATTCAGCAAGAAGCACAGCCTTCTTCAAACCAGTCGCGCTGCGCTTGGACTGTCACTGGCAATCGCCGCTGGCAGCACAACAGCATTTGCGCAAGAGACCAGTCAAGAAAACAGATCCTCTGCGGAAATTGACGAAGAAAAAGGTGTAATCGTTGTCACTGGTTTTCGTGCCAGCCTCGAAAGTGCGGTCAATGAAAAGAAGCAAAGCGATCAGATCCTGGAATCAGTCACTGCGGAAGATATCGGTAAACTGCCGGACGCTTCTATCGGTGAATCCATCGCTCGCCTGCCTGGCTTGACATCACAGCGGCTCAATGGCCGCGCTAACGTGATCGCTGTTCGCGGTCTCGGCCCCGACTTCTCGCAAACATTGCTTAATGGTCGCGAGCAAACCTCAACCGGTGACAACCGCGCGGTAGAATTTGACCAATATCCTTCCGAAGTGGTCAGCCAAGTCGTTGTGTATAAATCTCCCAGCGCATCGCTTGTCGGTCAGGGCCTTGCAGGTACTATCGATGTCCGCACGATCCGCCCCCTCGAATATCGCGATCGCGTAATCGCAATTGGCGGACGCGGAACCTATGCTGACCTTGGCGCACTAAACGCAGGTTCCTCAAAATATGGCTATCGCGTCAACGGCACCTATGTCGACCAGTTTGCCGACGATACTATCGGCATCGCCATTGCCGCCGCTTATGTGGACGAGCCCTATCAACTGCAGGAATTTAACGCCTGGGGCTATGCTGGTGACGGGTCGGACGCAGCACCATTTGCAATTGGCGGTTCGAAATCATTCGTGACTTCTACGGAGCTCAAGCGCTTCGGCATAAACGGTACCTTGCAATATAAGCCCGCCGATACCGTCATGATGACGCTGGATGGCTTCTATTCAAACTTCAACGATGACCAATCCAAGCGCGGCATCGAACTGCCACTGGCATTTGGCGGTGGATTCGGAACAACCGGTGATCCCGCCAACTTCACTTTCGAAAACGGATTTGCCACCGCGGGTACGTTCGAAAATGTTCGCGGTGTCATTCGCAATGACATCTTTCAACGCAAAGCTGATCTCTATTCCTTCGGTTTCAACACCACTTATGAAGGTGATGACGGATGGAAAGCTTTTATCGATATCGGCTATTCCAAGACCGACCGCAACGAGCTGAGCATCGAAAGCTATTCGGGGACCGGTTTCAACGGCGATGACACCGGCAATGGAGCTTCAGCAACCATCAATTTCCAGTCTGGCTCCTCTGGCACGGTATTTGATCCGTCGCTGGATTATAGCGATCCCAGCGCGATTTTCCTCACTGACCCTCTGGGTTGGGGCGGCGGCGTTGTTCCCCAGGCCGGTTACTATAATGACCGGATCGTCGAAGACGAACTTAAGCAATATCGTGTCGGTGTTGAAAAGGAATTTGATGGCGGCTTCATAAAAGCGCTTAAATTCGGCCTCAACTATACGGATCGCGACAAGAGCCTGACGCCGGATGAATCGCTGGTACGACTGGCAGGCGGCGCGTTGGAAACTGCTATCCCCCAGGATGCATTGCTACGGCCAACCAATCTGGACTATCTCGGTCTTGGGCCCATAGTAAGCTATGACGCGCGTCAATTGATCGATGATGGTATATTGGTCCTTGAACCGAATAATGTGCCTGATGTTCTCGCCAAGGCTTATTCTGTCAGTGAAGATTTACTCACTGCGTATCTACAAGCGGATATTGAGCAGGAATTTGGTAACGCCACGCTGACCGGTAATTTCGGAGTGCAGGCAATCAATACCGATCAGGCGTCAAGCGGACCGACCTTTGCTGACGGTGTACGTACGGACCGGACGCTGGGTGACAGCTACTGGGATGTCCTTCCCAGTCTGAACCTTTCGTTGCGTTTCGACAGCGATTTCATCATCCGTTTTGCAGCGGCGCGCGAAGTTCAGCGGCCACGAATTGATGATATGAGGGTTTCGCTGGAATATAGCCGCAATGAAACGGATCCCAGCGGTGTATTCCTCGACGGTTCAGGCGGCAATCCCTTCTTACGGCCCTACCGTGCGAATGCGATTGATCTAAACTTCGAGAAATATTTCGGACAGTCCGCGGTGATTTCCTTGCAGCTATTCTACAAGGATATCGTCAACTATATTGATCGCAGCAAACAGCCATTTGATTATACTGGTCTTCCGCTTCCACAGGGCTTGCCAATCGATACGCCGATCGGCTTGCTTGAAAGGTCGGTTAACACCGGCGGTGGCGATTTCTATGGCGGTGAACTCGCGATGACGCTTCCGTTCAACAATATTACCGAAGCTCTGGATGGCTTTGGTGTGACCGGCGGCGTCGGCTATACGGAAAGCAAAGTCGAAGATGCCAATGGCGATATTGATGATATTCCCGGCTATTCCAAATGGACCGCGAACGGTACTTTGTTCTTCGAAAAATGGGGCTTTAACTCCCGTGTCAGCGCCCGTTACCGGTCAAGATTCTTAGCAGATTTCAGTGGCTTCGGTGGGAATTTGACAAGGCGACTGGCTTTGCCAGAGACCATTGTCGATGCGCAAATCGGCTATGACTTCCAGGAAGGTAGCGCCCTTGAAGGTCTGTCCCTCTATCTGCAGGGTCAGAACCTGACCGACGAACGTTTTGCATCGATTGATGGTGACGGCGTGCGTTTGAAAGTGATCGATTATCAGATTTATGGCCGCCGGTTCCTGATCGGAGCGTCATTTAAATTCTGA
- a CDS encoding tryptophan halogenase family protein — MQKFVIAGGGTAGWMAAAALSRFLGKQANITLVESDAIGTIGVGEATIPQIRLFNHGLGIDENAFVAATQGSFKLGIQFDGWSGEGQNYIHAFGNVGRQLGLTSYHHYWLRALKNGINSDLWSASPCAMASSENRFAPIEEKPGQLPSGVAYAYHFDAGLYAKFLRQYAEAAGVKRIEGLIAKVAQDSENGAIRSLHLESGHVVEGDFFIDCTGFRGLLIEGALNAGYDDWRHWLPCDRAVAVPCEATKSLTPYTKASARKAGWQWRIPLQHRTGNGHVYSSTHITDDEAASILLDNLDGAALDTPRTLQFTTGKRKRAWVKNCVALGLSAGFMEPLESTSIHLIQSAIARLLQLLPGNKIADADVTEYNRQTDFEWERIRDFLILHYHANGRSEPFWQAVRDSDIPDSLAHKIALFKANGRIVREHEELFTEAGWLQVLIGQGIIPEGYHPLADQLSEKDLSEFLKLAGQHAKTVASRMPDHSEYIARHCAAQQHSSPTNRIVA, encoded by the coding sequence ATGCAGAAATTTGTCATTGCCGGCGGGGGGACCGCTGGCTGGATGGCAGCGGCAGCACTTAGCCGTTTCCTCGGTAAACAGGCCAACATCACACTGGTTGAATCCGATGCGATCGGAACGATTGGCGTCGGCGAAGCCACAATACCTCAGATCCGTCTTTTCAATCATGGCCTCGGCATTGACGAAAATGCCTTTGTTGCGGCAACCCAGGGCAGTTTCAAACTTGGCATCCAATTTGATGGATGGAGCGGAGAGGGCCAAAACTATATCCATGCATTTGGCAATGTCGGCCGGCAACTCGGGCTAACCAGCTATCACCATTATTGGCTCCGCGCGCTGAAAAACGGCATAAATTCTGACTTATGGTCTGCCAGCCCCTGCGCCATGGCTTCGTCAGAGAACCGGTTCGCGCCGATTGAAGAGAAGCCTGGTCAACTCCCTAGCGGCGTCGCCTATGCCTATCATTTTGACGCTGGGCTTTACGCGAAATTCCTCCGGCAATATGCCGAAGCTGCCGGTGTTAAGCGCATCGAAGGTCTGATTGCCAAGGTTGCGCAAGATTCCGAGAACGGCGCCATCCGTTCGCTTCATCTGGAATCTGGACACGTCGTCGAAGGTGATTTTTTCATCGATTGTACCGGCTTTCGTGGTCTGCTGATCGAAGGTGCATTGAACGCGGGCTATGACGACTGGCGCCATTGGCTGCCTTGCGATCGTGCAGTAGCGGTGCCGTGTGAAGCGACCAAATCGCTTACGCCTTATACCAAAGCATCCGCACGCAAAGCGGGTTGGCAGTGGCGTATTCCTCTGCAGCACCGCACCGGAAACGGCCATGTCTATAGCAGCACCCACATAACAGATGACGAAGCGGCTTCGATCCTGCTCGATAATCTTGACGGTGCCGCCTTGGACACACCCCGGACATTGCAATTCACCACCGGGAAGCGCAAGCGCGCCTGGGTGAAAAACTGTGTTGCGCTTGGCCTGTCCGCAGGTTTCATGGAACCGCTGGAATCAACCAGTATTCATCTCATCCAGTCCGCCATCGCGCGGCTTTTGCAGCTCCTCCCGGGCAATAAGATCGCGGATGCGGATGTCACCGAATATAACCGCCAGACGGACTTTGAATGGGAACGGATTCGTGATTTTCTGATCCTGCACTACCATGCCAATGGCCGGAGTGAACCGTTTTGGCAGGCAGTCCGCGATTCCGACATTCCAGATAGCTTGGCCCACAAAATTGCGCTTTTCAAAGCAAATGGTCGGATCGTCCGCGAACATGAAGAATTGTTCACGGAGGCTGGCTGGCTACAGGTTCTCATCGGACAGGGGATAATCCCTGAAGGTTACCATCCCCTCGCCGATCAGCTCAGCGAGAAAGATCTGTCTGAATTCCTGAAACTCGCGGGCCAACACGCCAAGACAGTGGCGTCACGCATGCCGGACCACAGCGAATATATAGCGCGCCATTGTGCCGCCCAGCAGCATTCCTCCCCAACCAACAGGATCGTAGCATAA
- a CDS encoding aldo/keto reductase, with product MTILPKITATRQLGQSDITISSMAWGMWRFAGRDVTEATQLIHAVLDCGVTFFDTADIYGFTGADGFGDAEDLLGEVLAKDKSLRSRMTLASKGGIMPPLPYDSSAAYLEEAIDATLSRLGSDTIELWQIHRPDILAHPQETARALEDAVQNGKIGHIGVSNFTQSQIVALNHFLDQPIVSTQPEISALRIDPMENGELDQAMVMDMTPLAWSPLGGGRIASPDDERAHAVVKELDRIAEAFSVSREATAYSWIMAHPSRPIPIIGSQRAERIADAMDAMAVQWNRQDWYAVLVAARGEALP from the coding sequence ATGACTATTCTTCCAAAAATCACTGCTACCCGTCAGCTTGGTCAATCGGACATCACAATATCATCAATGGCGTGGGGCATGTGGCGGTTTGCCGGTCGCGATGTTACCGAGGCGACGCAATTGATACACGCTGTGCTCGACTGCGGTGTAACCTTTTTTGATACAGCCGATATTTATGGCTTTACCGGAGCCGATGGATTTGGTGATGCCGAAGACCTGCTTGGCGAAGTTCTGGCTAAAGACAAGAGTCTGCGCAGCCGGATGACGCTAGCAAGCAAAGGCGGAATCATGCCGCCTCTCCCCTATGACAGCAGCGCCGCTTATCTGGAGGAAGCGATTGACGCTACATTGTCACGGCTCGGGTCGGATACTATCGAGCTTTGGCAAATTCATCGACCCGATATTCTGGCCCATCCGCAGGAGACGGCCCGCGCACTCGAGGACGCGGTGCAGAATGGGAAGATAGGACATATTGGCGTTTCCAATTTCACCCAAAGCCAGATTGTCGCCCTGAATCACTTTCTTGACCAACCAATTGTCAGTACGCAGCCGGAAATTTCAGCACTCCGTATCGATCCCATGGAAAATGGAGAACTGGATCAAGCAATGGTCATGGATATGACACCATTGGCCTGGTCTCCGCTTGGAGGAGGACGAATTGCGTCGCCGGATGACGAGCGTGCCCACGCTGTCGTCAAGGAACTAGATCGAATTGCAGAAGCTTTTAGCGTTAGCCGAGAAGCTACGGCCTATAGCTGGATCATGGCCCATCCCTCGCGCCCGATTCCGATTATCGGGTCTCAACGCGCAGAACGTATCGCCGATGCAATGGATGCCATGGCAGTACAATGGAACCGGCAGGACTGGTACGCCGTCTTGGTCGCTGCACGAGGCGAAGCACTACCATAG
- a CDS encoding substrate-binding domain-containing protein — protein MGSVPSRKPTSFDIAYLAGVSQPTVSRALRNSPAVSAATREKIQQIAKELNYKVDKNASSLRSQQSNTLALLFFEDPTPDDSLINPFFLSMLGSITRECARQGFDLLISFQQLSGDWHTDYQDSHRADGIILLGYGDYEDYRDRLTHLVGQGTHFVRWGLAGTDEPGLTLGSDNRGGGKKAVQHLLANGRRNIGFIGTASSHAPEFEARWLGYCDALTEAGIAIDPALQQDGFSSEESGVDGVQSLIASGQKFDAIFAASDLIAIGAMRAVQEAGLKIPEDIAVVGFDDIPASAMTAPPLTTVTQDLKSAGEALVTALLRQIAGEKVESSALPVELMVRDSSAASKV, from the coding sequence ATGGGTAGCGTGCCATCACGCAAACCAACGTCGTTTGACATCGCCTATTTGGCCGGAGTTTCTCAGCCGACTGTTTCGCGTGCGCTTCGCAACAGTCCGGCGGTCAGTGCCGCCACGCGTGAAAAAATCCAGCAGATCGCAAAAGAGCTGAACTACAAAGTCGACAAGAACGCCTCTTCGTTACGGTCACAACAAAGCAACACTCTGGCGCTTCTGTTTTTCGAAGATCCGACACCAGATGATAGTCTGATCAATCCGTTTTTTCTTTCCATGCTGGGATCAATCACGCGGGAATGCGCGCGGCAGGGATTTGACCTGCTAATCTCGTTCCAGCAACTTTCGGGTGATTGGCACACGGATTATCAGGACAGTCATCGCGCTGACGGCATTATATTGCTCGGCTATGGTGACTATGAGGATTATCGGGATCGGCTGACGCATCTTGTCGGACAAGGAACGCATTTTGTGCGCTGGGGGCTTGCAGGAACCGATGAACCCGGGCTTACTCTGGGTTCCGACAATCGTGGCGGCGGGAAGAAGGCAGTCCAGCATTTGCTCGCCAATGGCCGCAGAAACATTGGGTTTATCGGTACCGCATCAAGCCACGCTCCCGAATTTGAAGCCCGCTGGCTTGGATACTGTGATGCGTTGACAGAGGCAGGCATCGCGATTGATCCTGCATTGCAGCAAGATGGGTTTAGCAGCGAGGAAAGTGGTGTGGACGGGGTGCAATCCCTGATCGCGAGTGGTCAAAAATTCGACGCCATTTTCGCGGCCTCCGATCTTATCGCGATCGGCGCAATGCGGGCGGTGCAAGAAGCGGGGTTGAAAATTCCAGAGGACATCGCTGTGGTAGGTTTTGACGATATACCGGCTTCTGCAATGACCGCACCGCCACTCACAACCGTGACCCAGGATTTGAAGTCGGCAGGCGAAGCACTGGTTACGGCTCTTTTACGGCAGATCGCTGGAGAGAAAGTCGAATCTTCTGCGCTTCCCGTGGAGTTGATGGTTCGCGATTCCTCGGCAGCATCAAAGGTATAA
- a CDS encoding MFS transporter yields the protein MAEKPRQGFWGLWNISFGFFGIQIGFALQNANMSRIFQSLGAELDNLSVLWIAAPLTGLLVQPVVGYLSDKTWLGKLGRRRPYFLAGAILATIALLVMPQSTVLWFAVVMLWILDASINISMEPFRAFVGDMLRKDQHSAGYAVQTAFIGAGAVVGSIFPWVLEQFNVANVSPDGGIPDTVRYAFWFGGIMFLISVLWTVFMTEEYSPEQMAAFDGVASEEESAHTLRALAAKTFTSSFVWIAAGIAVLLTVTKFGLEKEVYLLGALLVGYGIASIAGIILARGGSSNNMLSTIVGDFSGMPELMKRLALVQFFSWSALFIMWINTTPVVAQYIFESPDPQSAGYQEAGNWVGVLFTVYNGVAALVALSLLPWLASKFGKAKTHMICLLCGAAGYASFFLLRDKNLLLISEIGIGIAWASILAMPYAILASSLPQRKLGIYMGLFNIFIVVPQLLVATIMGSIMKAFFPTEPIWTMAFAAAVLVIAALAMLRVDAALQQEDVVNA from the coding sequence ATGGCGGAGAAACCACGGCAGGGCTTTTGGGGCCTGTGGAATATCAGCTTCGGTTTTTTTGGCATCCAGATCGGCTTTGCCTTGCAAAATGCAAATATGAGCCGAATTTTCCAGTCTCTTGGTGCTGAGCTCGACAATTTGTCGGTTCTGTGGATAGCGGCCCCGCTAACGGGACTGCTTGTCCAACCCGTCGTCGGCTATTTGAGCGACAAGACCTGGCTTGGCAAACTTGGTCGTCGGCGTCCTTATTTTTTAGCGGGCGCCATACTTGCCACCATAGCGTTGCTGGTGATGCCGCAATCTACGGTCTTGTGGTTTGCGGTGGTGATGCTCTGGATTCTTGATGCTTCGATCAATATTTCGATGGAGCCGTTTCGCGCCTTTGTTGGCGATATGTTGCGCAAGGATCAGCATAGCGCAGGCTATGCTGTTCAGACGGCCTTTATCGGTGCGGGCGCTGTTGTGGGCTCCATATTCCCCTGGGTGCTGGAGCAATTCAATGTTGCCAATGTCTCGCCGGATGGCGGGATACCGGACACCGTGCGCTATGCCTTTTGGTTTGGCGGTATCATGTTCCTGATATCCGTATTGTGGACGGTATTCATGACCGAAGAATATAGTCCGGAACAAATGGCTGCCTTTGATGGTGTCGCTAGTGAAGAGGAATCTGCTCATACGTTGCGTGCCCTTGCCGCAAAGACGTTCACCTCCAGCTTCGTCTGGATTGCCGCCGGTATTGCGGTACTTCTGACGGTTACCAAATTTGGTCTCGAAAAAGAGGTTTATCTGCTCGGTGCCTTGCTGGTGGGCTATGGGATAGCGAGCATTGCCGGGATAATTCTGGCGCGCGGCGGTAGCTCGAACAACATGCTCAGCACTATTGTTGGTGATTTTTCCGGCATGCCAGAGTTGATGAAGCGCCTTGCTCTGGTGCAGTTTTTCAGCTGGTCAGCCCTATTCATCATGTGGATCAACACGACACCAGTCGTTGCTCAATATATATTCGAGTCTCCCGATCCGCAAAGTGCCGGCTATCAGGAAGCGGGCAATTGGGTGGGCGTGCTATTCACGGTTTATAATGGTGTCGCCGCTTTGGTGGCTCTATCCTTGCTGCCCTGGCTGGCGAGCAAATTTGGTAAAGCCAAAACCCATATGATCTGCCTGCTCTGTGGTGCTGCGGGCTATGCTAGCTTTTTCCTCCTGCGTGATAAAAATCTGTTGTTGATCAGCGAGATTGGTATCGGCATTGCCTGGGCTTCGATACTGGCCATGCCTTATGCTATATTGGCCTCTAGCCTGCCGCAGAGAAAACTCGGTATTTATATGGGCTTATTCAATATCTTCATTGTGGTGCCGCAATTGTTAGTCGCCACTATCATGGGCTCGATCATGAAAGCATTTTTTCCGACCGAGCCGATCTGGACCATGGCTTTTGCGGCAGCTGTATTGGTTATTGCTGCGCTGGCCATGCTGCGTGTTGATGCGGCTCTGCAGCAAGAGGACGTTGTCAATGCATAG
- a CDS encoding alpha-amylase family glycosyl hydrolase, producing MIKKISLLASLAVSTSLLSGCEQAEAQDAPIYGNGEASVALDSVRARLPEDEIIYFVLPDRFENGDPQNDSAGIEGGRLKSGYDPTHKGFYHGGDLKGLTDKLDYIQGLGVTAIWFAPIFKNKPVQGTPGKESAGYHGYWVTDFTQVDPHFGTNDEFRTFVDAAHARGMKVYMDIIANHTADVLYPKECEGKAECGYRSKADYPYQRKGGVSGTAINAGFAGDAAMTAENFAKLTDPTYAYTPTTAAGEENIKVPAWLNDPIWYHNRGDTTFKGESSRYGDFVGLDDLMTENPRVVDGFIEIFGDWIDDYGIDGFRIDTAKHVNPEFWTRFTPAMMERAKAKGIDNFHIFGEVFAHEVDPGYLAQFTHRDELPTVLDFAFQVAARDMLTGKDGTHIFDKLINGDVLYAGGEAIARQLPTFLGNHDMGRMAHMLDAAYPDASEEERLARISLAHVLLMTTRGVPTIYSGDEQGFVGDGGDQAAREDMFPSKVDVYNDNRLIGTDATTATANFDEQHPLYLLIGKLSEIRKQSPQLRYGRTVLRASSEKPGLLAFTRGEDDGTEVLVALNMTNEAIEQNVEVGTNSTSFSALAGQCPATVSAPGSVSINLPPLGYVICQATPQDKK from the coding sequence ATGATAAAGAAGATTTCTTTGCTGGCCAGCTTAGCAGTGTCGACATCGCTTTTAAGCGGTTGCGAGCAAGCTGAAGCGCAAGATGCTCCGATCTATGGCAATGGTGAAGCCTCGGTTGCACTGGATAGCGTAAGGGCGCGGTTGCCCGAAGATGAGATTATCTATTTCGTGCTGCCAGACCGCTTTGAAAATGGAGACCCGCAAAATGATAGCGCAGGTATCGAAGGCGGGCGACTAAAATCCGGCTATGATCCGACCCATAAAGGCTTTTATCACGGCGGCGATTTGAAAGGGTTGACCGACAAGCTTGATTATATTCAGGGGCTTGGCGTTACCGCCATATGGTTTGCGCCCATCTTCAAGAACAAGCCGGTACAGGGTACGCCCGGAAAGGAAAGCGCTGGCTATCACGGTTATTGGGTCACTGACTTTACGCAGGTCGATCCGCATTTCGGCACCAACGACGAATTCCGCACATTTGTTGACGCGGCGCATGCGCGCGGGATGAAAGTCTATATGGATATCATAGCCAATCACACAGCGGATGTCCTTTACCCCAAGGAATGCGAAGGCAAAGCAGAGTGCGGTTATCGCAGCAAGGCCGACTATCCCTATCAGCGCAAGGGCGGCGTGAGCGGCACCGCGATCAACGCAGGTTTTGCCGGTGATGCAGCAATGACAGCCGAAAATTTCGCAAAACTGACAGATCCAACCTATGCATACACCCCGACCACGGCGGCGGGAGAGGAAAATATCAAGGTTCCCGCGTGGCTCAATGATCCGATCTGGTATCACAATCGCGGCGATACGACTTTTAAAGGAGAATCTTCACGCTATGGCGATTTCGTCGGCCTGGATGATCTGATGACGGAAAACCCGCGCGTGGTAGACGGGTTTATCGAGATATTCGGTGACTGGATCGACGATTATGGCATTGATGGCTTTCGCATCGATACCGCCAAACATGTGAACCCTGAATTCTGGACCCGCTTCACACCCGCCATGATGGAACGCGCGAAAGCCAAAGGGATAGATAATTTTCATATCTTCGGTGAAGTCTTCGCTCATGAAGTTGATCCCGGTTACCTGGCCCAATTTACGCACCGCGACGAGTTACCAACTGTCCTCGATTTCGCGTTTCAGGTCGCAGCACGCGATATGCTGACTGGTAAAGACGGGACGCACATATTCGACAAGCTCATTAATGGCGATGTGCTTTATGCCGGTGGCGAGGCCATCGCGCGCCAATTACCGACCTTTCTGGGAAATCACGACATGGGCCGGATGGCTCATATGCTTGATGCTGCTTATCCGGACGCCAGCGAAGAAGAGCGGCTTGCACGCATATCGCTTGCACATGTGCTGCTGATGACCACGCGCGGCGTACCGACCATATATTCCGGTGATGAGCAGGGCTTTGTTGGCGACGGTGGAGATCAAGCCGCGCGTGAGGACATGTTCCCTAGCAAAGTCGATGTCTATAACGACAACCGCCTGATCGGCACGGATGCAACCACCGCCACCGCGAATTTCGATGAACAGCATCCGCTTTATCTACTCATCGGCAAGCTCAGCGAAATACGAAAGCAATCGCCGCAACTGCGCTATGGTCGAACGGTATTGCGCGCCAGCAGCGAGAAACCGGGTTTACTCGCCTTTACCCGCGGCGAAGACGATGGAACCGAAGTTCTTGTCGCGCTCAATATGACCAACGAAGCGATCGAACAAAATGTCGAGGTCGGCACCAATTCGACGAGTTTCTCTGCGCTCGCAGGCCAATGTCCCGCTACCGTTTCGGCGCCCGGATCGGTCTCCATCAACCTCCCCCCGCTTGGCTATGTCATCTGCCAGGCTACTCCCCAAGACAAGAAGTGA